A single genomic interval of Stieleria maiorica harbors:
- a CDS encoding thioredoxin family protein, protein MRTGNPPAIRIAGLVAAAMAIVISSASSLARGDDEQSMPDWIRGSGNALEMRLSGQVQRKDGQAVDEASVRISIDFNRQHFETFTPEVRDGAFEVWIPVNKYHWYSVTIDASCQDGARAHETIVRNQLRQRVIDGVVLQVERPQRSVEFRLQHQGSAVANAKLRVQLNNGASLRTEADADGVARISLLPHEELNAVTAWSQDQLIGGYQFSRKPIRDPKADHHVVEMVTCRPRPVTLRDSEGKPIKDVPLELQVATPQPDINFFGIPDDVILVTDDNGVAVCPYFPEIDDVYCYADLHSDEWRRVESKYEQEAFVVTAKKAIERHTVEGAVSGGDVFLGGFVVRLGSFQAEVEGRIDYVYAVTDADGRFSVDVLPDATYCAYVSDERWVTPSIDLIPYESATQTQNPPKLRLVKGIPVQVRLTSGSDRKPIAKMRVHVGSNHSFTWQEDGKPRSGVLGRRSDGYTDDEGRVTVFVPAGDLEASVYSTDWRANQKIVVQAGAKNEVHLHRAVDKAVAVEGKIVPWQDDQELKDATIQIGAIDGETGDEFSLKADGEGKFRFETKATKLAAIAFSADKRFAGSAIIKDLDRTASIRLYPTKSFHGQILDGEGQPVASHPVRASIRVSDGSRFGNGFPTTFSLPRIERLTGQDGRYRFESLPCKTEISIRADTLNHQPNQFRSIDTVYLLPDEEREEVITRLGKNEASGDKKTLAERFQITQRDCRLNNFRQMVILADDENEVVADFIEKSLLDYAQQKKITTFMQLRVVPSDLADPVDQSFVERMSWPAVKDGHVFICAYDADENELGRAMLNVADAQSRSVADEFIQQHAPPQQDAQQKWDKAFKTAQASDRRVWIRTGQRYCGPCFRLSRWIDDHRDVLEKDFVLVKVDDVRDRHGFKVAKRLTQGRPVGVPFHSMFDADGNLITDSYGPIGNIGSMSGVEGKRHFRSMLDAACVNITPEEIEVLIESLDD, encoded by the coding sequence ATGCGCACCGGAAACCCACCCGCCATCCGGATCGCCGGACTCGTTGCGGCCGCAATGGCGATTGTGATCAGTTCCGCCTCGTCGCTCGCCCGGGGCGACGACGAGCAATCGATGCCTGATTGGATTCGCGGCAGCGGCAACGCCTTGGAGATGCGACTGAGCGGTCAGGTGCAGCGCAAGGACGGCCAGGCGGTTGATGAAGCGTCGGTGCGAATCAGCATCGATTTCAACCGACAGCACTTCGAAACCTTCACTCCAGAGGTCCGCGACGGAGCGTTCGAAGTCTGGATTCCGGTCAACAAGTACCATTGGTACAGCGTCACGATCGACGCAAGTTGCCAGGACGGCGCCCGAGCCCACGAGACGATCGTCCGGAATCAATTGCGACAGCGCGTGATCGACGGCGTCGTGTTACAAGTTGAGCGCCCGCAACGTTCGGTCGAGTTTCGGTTGCAGCATCAGGGGAGCGCGGTGGCGAATGCCAAACTCCGCGTCCAACTCAACAACGGTGCCTCCCTGCGAACCGAAGCCGATGCTGATGGCGTCGCAAGAATATCGCTGCTGCCGCATGAAGAATTGAATGCGGTGACCGCTTGGTCGCAGGATCAATTGATCGGCGGATATCAATTCTCGCGCAAACCAATTCGCGATCCCAAAGCGGATCATCATGTCGTTGAGATGGTGACGTGTCGGCCCCGCCCCGTGACGCTCAGGGACAGCGAAGGAAAGCCGATCAAAGACGTCCCATTGGAACTGCAAGTTGCGACCCCGCAACCGGACATTAACTTCTTTGGCATCCCCGACGATGTCATATTGGTCACGGATGACAACGGGGTCGCGGTCTGTCCCTATTTCCCAGAGATCGACGACGTCTACTGTTATGCCGATCTCCACAGCGACGAATGGAGGCGCGTTGAGAGCAAGTACGAGCAGGAGGCGTTCGTGGTCACCGCCAAAAAAGCCATTGAGCGACACACTGTCGAAGGGGCTGTTTCCGGTGGCGATGTCTTCCTGGGTGGTTTTGTGGTCCGACTGGGATCATTTCAAGCCGAAGTGGAAGGACGAATCGATTACGTTTATGCGGTAACAGACGCTGACGGCCGATTCTCGGTCGACGTGTTGCCCGATGCGACCTACTGCGCCTACGTCAGTGATGAACGATGGGTGACTCCTTCGATCGATTTGATCCCGTACGAATCGGCCACGCAAACACAGAACCCGCCCAAGCTACGCCTCGTCAAAGGCATCCCGGTGCAGGTCCGTTTGACTTCCGGTAGCGACCGGAAACCGATCGCAAAGATGCGTGTGCATGTGGGTTCCAACCATTCGTTCACTTGGCAAGAAGACGGCAAACCGCGATCGGGCGTGCTCGGACGTCGCAGCGACGGATACACCGACGACGAAGGACGCGTCACGGTCTTTGTCCCCGCCGGCGATTTGGAAGCCAGCGTCTACTCAACCGACTGGCGGGCGAACCAAAAGATTGTCGTCCAGGCGGGGGCCAAAAACGAAGTCCATCTCCACCGAGCGGTCGACAAAGCAGTCGCTGTGGAGGGAAAGATCGTTCCGTGGCAAGACGACCAGGAACTGAAGGACGCGACCATTCAGATCGGGGCAATCGACGGCGAAACGGGTGACGAATTCTCGCTGAAGGCCGATGGCGAAGGCAAGTTCCGGTTTGAAACCAAAGCCACCAAGTTGGCCGCCATCGCCTTTTCGGCCGACAAGCGGTTCGCCGGGTCGGCCATCATCAAAGACCTTGACCGGACCGCTTCGATCCGCCTGTACCCGACGAAGTCGTTTCATGGCCAGATTCTTGACGGGGAAGGCCAACCCGTGGCAAGCCATCCCGTGCGAGCGTCGATTCGTGTTTCCGACGGATCCAGGTTCGGCAACGGTTTCCCGACCACGTTTTCCCTGCCCCGAATCGAACGGTTGACCGGCCAGGACGGGCGTTATCGATTCGAGTCGCTGCCCTGCAAGACCGAGATTTCGATCAGGGCCGACACGTTGAATCACCAACCGAACCAGTTTCGCTCGATCGACACCGTCTACCTGTTGCCCGATGAGGAGAGGGAAGAAGTCATCACGCGGTTGGGAAAGAATGAGGCTTCGGGCGACAAGAAGACGCTGGCCGAACGCTTCCAAATTACGCAACGCGATTGCCGTCTGAACAACTTTCGTCAAATGGTCATCCTTGCCGATGATGAAAACGAAGTCGTTGCCGATTTCATCGAAAAGTCGTTGTTGGATTACGCACAGCAAAAGAAGATCACCACGTTCATGCAGTTGCGCGTCGTCCCGAGTGACTTGGCGGATCCTGTTGACCAGAGTTTTGTCGAGCGAATGAGTTGGCCGGCGGTCAAAGACGGTCACGTCTTCATTTGTGCCTACGATGCCGACGAAAACGAACTCGGCCGGGCGATGTTGAACGTTGCGGATGCCCAATCCAGATCGGTCGCCGATGAGTTCATCCAGCAGCACGCGCCGCCACAGCAGGACGCACAGCAGAAATGGGACAAGGCGTTCAAGACGGCTCAGGCCAGCGACCGCCGTGTTTGGATTCGTACCGGACAACGCTATTGCGGCCCCTGTTTCCGGCTCAGTCGCTGGATCGACGACCACCGCGACGTGCTGGAAAAGGACTTTGTCTTGGTCAAGGTCGATGACGTTCGCGACCGACACGGATTCAAAGTCGCCAAACGGTTGACGCAAGGACGCCCAGTCGGAGTGCCGTTCCACAGCATGTTCGATGCCGACGGCAACCTGATCACCGACAGCTACGGACCGATCGGGAACATCGGATCGATGTCAGGCGTCGAGGGCAAGCGACATTTCCGATCCATGCTCGATGCGGCCTGTGTGAACATCACGCCGGAAGAGATCGAGGTGCTGATCGAAAGCCTGGATGACTGA
- a CDS encoding family 16 glycoside hydrolase, with protein sequence MIRVAARSFAIVIILPLIAANPLAEAAEPKPPKGFRAIFNGKDLSGWHGLNPHPVSKLTGEKKEAEIAKQRSEFADHWRVENGELVNDGHGPYATTDQEFGDIELLLEYKTVPSADSGIYLRGTPQVQIWDSNQVFDPKRPTRRPHLGSGGLFNNNPSTLGRDPMVKADRPFGQWNQFKIRQIDDRTWVWLNNRLVVDGAVMENYWDRSKPLPATGPIMLQTHGGEIRWRNIFVREIKEQEAERYLATRPLLPNPTDFDVAYGDHPKQVLHFWKAESETPTPLLFFIHGGGWMAGGRMSGLLNMLPEMLDAGISVVSVEYRFIPEATADGVVPPVKGPLHDAARALQFVRSKADQWNIDPQRIAASGGSAGACSSLWLAFHPDMADPTSDDPIARQSTRLLCAAVRGAQTTLDPQQMKTWTPNSRYGGHAFGFKGDADKKLSQFDEFLAERESILPWIAEYSPYALVSADDPPVHLLYNAPPAMGKPAKDPTHTANFGVQLQQHCRSVGVECELVYPGAEDVQHETTSDYLISKLKGK encoded by the coding sequence ATGATCCGCGTCGCTGCGCGAAGTTTCGCGATTGTCATTATTCTGCCGCTGATCGCGGCCAACCCGCTGGCCGAGGCGGCCGAACCGAAACCGCCGAAAGGCTTTCGAGCGATCTTTAACGGCAAAGACCTTTCCGGTTGGCACGGATTGAACCCGCACCCGGTGTCGAAACTGACCGGTGAAAAGAAAGAGGCGGAAATCGCCAAGCAACGAAGTGAGTTTGCTGATCACTGGCGGGTTGAAAACGGTGAACTGGTCAACGACGGCCACGGCCCCTACGCCACAACCGACCAGGAGTTCGGCGACATCGAATTGTTGCTGGAATACAAAACCGTTCCCTCGGCCGATAGCGGCATCTATCTGCGAGGCACGCCGCAGGTCCAGATCTGGGACTCCAACCAAGTCTTTGACCCCAAGCGTCCGACCCGTCGTCCGCATCTCGGGTCGGGCGGATTGTTCAATAACAACCCCAGCACGCTCGGTCGCGACCCGATGGTGAAAGCGGATCGTCCGTTCGGCCAGTGGAATCAATTCAAGATTCGTCAGATCGACGACCGCACTTGGGTTTGGCTGAACAACCGGTTGGTCGTCGACGGTGCGGTGATGGAGAACTATTGGGACCGATCGAAACCGCTGCCCGCAACCGGACCGATCATGTTGCAGACGCACGGAGGCGAGATCCGTTGGCGCAACATTTTCGTTCGTGAAATCAAGGAGCAGGAAGCCGAGCGGTATTTGGCGACGCGTCCATTATTGCCCAACCCCACCGATTTTGACGTCGCTTATGGCGATCACCCGAAACAGGTGCTGCATTTTTGGAAAGCGGAATCCGAGACGCCGACGCCGTTGCTGTTTTTCATCCACGGCGGCGGATGGATGGCCGGCGGTCGCATGAGCGGCTTGCTGAACATGTTGCCCGAGATGCTCGACGCCGGCATCTCGGTTGTTTCGGTCGAGTATCGGTTCATCCCCGAGGCGACGGCCGACGGTGTTGTGCCGCCGGTCAAAGGGCCGCTGCATGACGCCGCCCGCGCGCTGCAATTTGTCCGCAGCAAGGCGGATCAATGGAACATCGATCCCCAGCGGATCGCCGCCTCCGGTGGGTCCGCCGGTGCGTGCTCCAGTTTGTGGTTGGCGTTTCATCCCGACATGGCGGATCCGACCAGCGACGATCCGATCGCACGCCAGTCGACGCGTTTGTTGTGCGCCGCCGTCCGCGGGGCACAAACCACGCTCGACCCACAGCAGATGAAGACGTGGACGCCGAACAGCCGCTACGGCGGCCACGCGTTCGGATTCAAGGGCGATGCGGATAAGAAGCTTTCGCAGTTCGACGAGTTCCTTGCCGAACGCGAATCGATCTTGCCGTGGATTGCCGAGTACTCGCCCTATGCGCTCGTCAGTGCGGATGACCCGCCGGTGCACCTGCTGTACAACGCCCCGCCGGCGATGGGCAAACCGGCCAAAGACCCCACGCACACCGCTAATTTCGGCGTGCAATTGCAACAGCACTGCCGCAGCGTCGGAGTCGAGTGTGAATTGGTCTATCCCGGAGCGGAAGACGTGCAACACGAAACGACCAGCGATTATCTGATTTCGAAGCTGAAGGGGAAATGA
- a CDS encoding DUF1810 domain-containing protein, translating to MQSETSGTNEDPFDLARFVSAQESCYPQALAEVQHGEKRTHWMWFIFPQLRGLGFSPTARLYGISGIGEAEAYLAHPVLGPRLVECCEAALSLQGRTATEIFGQPDDMKLCSCATLFAQVAGSASVYQRILDKYFGGGSDDRTLQLLDQ from the coding sequence ATGCAAAGCGAAACCTCTGGCACGAACGAGGACCCGTTTGACTTGGCACGCTTCGTCTCCGCCCAAGAAAGCTGCTACCCACAGGCGCTCGCGGAAGTCCAGCACGGTGAAAAACGCACGCACTGGATGTGGTTCATCTTCCCCCAGCTGCGCGGATTAGGGTTCAGTCCGACCGCCCGGTTGTACGGCATCAGCGGCATCGGTGAAGCCGAGGCTTACTTGGCCCATCCGGTGTTGGGGCCGCGATTGGTCGAGTGCTGCGAAGCGGCCTTGTCGCTCCAAGGCCGAACGGCCACCGAGATCTTTGGCCAACCGGACGACATGAAGCTTTGTTCATGCGCCACCTTGTTCGCGCAGGTCGCCGGTTCGGCGTCCGTGTACCAGCGAATCCTCGACAAATACTTCGGCGGAGGGTCGGATGATCGAACGCTGCAGTTACTCGATCAATAA
- the mnmD gene encoding tRNA (5-methylaminomethyl-2-thiouridine)(34)-methyltransferase MnmD, whose translation MPIPVRETFPTDREDLIVQVTDDGSRTLVIAGSDDAFHSGCGAASETRHVYLHNSGVLQRLHERRPTRVLEIGLGTSMAMLMTLDAAVDCDTPLEYLAVETDWIAAETLEHLLPHDWTSRREIVDGYLDFRRSLPATVPPGTYPWRVDSSRSIIIEVGDVRDWTLGTRSPFDAIYYDPFCPDSAPRLWTADCLRTMRGAIAGGGKLTTYSCSRPVRDALEQAGWNVDRVPGPVGGKREVLVATPVQRPASG comes from the coding sequence ATGCCGATTCCCGTCCGCGAAACCTTCCCCACCGATCGCGAGGATTTGATCGTCCAGGTGACCGACGATGGCAGCCGGACCCTGGTCATCGCCGGCAGCGACGATGCGTTTCACAGCGGTTGCGGGGCGGCGTCCGAAACGCGTCACGTTTATTTGCACAACAGCGGTGTGCTCCAGCGGCTGCATGAACGACGTCCCACGCGGGTGCTGGAGATCGGGTTGGGGACATCGATGGCGATGTTGATGACGCTGGACGCCGCGGTCGACTGCGACACGCCGCTGGAGTATCTGGCCGTTGAAACCGACTGGATCGCCGCGGAGACGCTGGAGCACCTGCTGCCACATGACTGGACCTCTCGCCGCGAAATCGTCGATGGCTACTTGGACTTTCGTCGATCCTTGCCCGCGACGGTCCCTCCGGGAACTTACCCCTGGCGAGTGGATTCATCTCGCAGCATCATCATCGAAGTGGGCGATGTTCGCGACTGGACGCTCGGAACTCGGTCACCTTTTGACGCGATCTATTACGACCCGTTCTGCCCCGACAGTGCCCCGCGGCTTTGGACGGCGGACTGCCTGCGCACGATGCGTGGGGCGATCGCCGGCGGCGGGAAACTGACCACGTACAGTTGCAGCCGCCCCGTGCGAGACGCACTGGAGCAGGCGGGTTGGAACGTGGACCGTGTCCCCGGACCGGTGGGTGGAAAACGCGAAGTGTTGGTGGCGACACCGGTCCAGCGTCCCGCCAGCGGTTAA
- a CDS encoding methyltransferase, whose amino-acid sequence MKELPPAARLGQLITGYYASQAIFAAAKFGIADLLVDGSKSIEELAIATETKPELLYRVLRALASIGVFAEQDDKRFTLTPLAELLRSDVPGSQRSMALMMGEEHFLAWGNLADAVQTGDNAYEKVVGQPIFEHLAQHPEKAQIFDAAMTGIHGRETSAILDAYDFAGIDTLADIGGGNGSKLTAILQKYPQMNGILFDLEHVISRARPQIEAAGVLDRCQLISGDFFHSVPGGADAYVMRHIIHDWDDDRARTILKHCHSVMAPGNKLLVVESVIPPGNDPFMGKFLDLTMMLIPGGKERTADEYRSLYDDSGFDLVRIVPTGTEVSVIEGVRR is encoded by the coding sequence ATGAAGGAACTTCCGCCGGCGGCTCGATTGGGCCAGTTGATCACCGGGTACTACGCCTCACAAGCGATCTTTGCCGCAGCCAAGTTCGGGATTGCAGACTTGTTGGTCGATGGCAGCAAGTCGATCGAAGAACTGGCAATCGCCACCGAAACGAAACCGGAACTGCTGTACCGCGTGTTGCGGGCGCTGGCCAGCATCGGCGTGTTTGCCGAGCAGGACGACAAGCGGTTTACGCTGACGCCGCTGGCGGAACTACTCCGCAGCGACGTCCCGGGATCGCAACGATCGATGGCGTTGATGATGGGCGAGGAACACTTTCTGGCCTGGGGCAATCTTGCCGATGCGGTCCAAACCGGCGACAACGCGTATGAAAAAGTCGTTGGTCAGCCGATCTTTGAACACTTGGCCCAGCATCCCGAAAAGGCGCAAATTTTCGATGCCGCGATGACCGGAATTCACGGCCGTGAAACCAGTGCAATCCTGGATGCCTATGACTTTGCCGGGATCGACACCCTTGCCGATATCGGCGGCGGCAACGGCTCCAAGTTGACGGCGATCCTGCAAAAGTATCCGCAAATGAACGGCATCCTGTTTGACCTGGAACACGTGATTTCACGGGCACGTCCTCAAATCGAAGCTGCCGGAGTGCTCGATCGATGCCAATTGATTTCCGGTGATTTCTTCCACAGCGTGCCCGGTGGAGCGGACGCGTATGTCATGCGACACATCATTCACGACTGGGACGACGATCGTGCACGGACGATTCTAAAACACTGTCATTCGGTGATGGCGCCGGGGAACAAGCTGCTGGTCGTCGAGAGCGTGATCCCGCCGGGGAACGATCCGTTCATGGGAAAATTCCTGGACCTGACCATGATGCTGATCCCCGGCGGAAAGGAACGCACGGCCGATGAATACCGATCGTTGTACGATGACTCGGGATTCGATCTGGTACGAATCGTCCCGACCGGTACCGAAGTCAGTGTCATCGAGGGTGTTCGCCGCTAG
- a CDS encoding DUF3592 domain-containing protein — MSLSVESSAPKPLLWCLVFVGSWLALSGFASAVVQLRASRWPTAEGVIRRCEVVPENDYYFVQLEYEFTVDGVVYTNDDVYLYSGIGGISVASETMGGETQAEAETIRSSYPVGKSVRVYYQPDNPGRSALIIDATGILVIAVFGLILAVIAFVPIKFPKLFQSTRERVENDDVDRWGATPVVFTAEVFQRLEQELSAREDADTSHAGSILNASEFEVIHWRPGQRVEIKRHDGGLLSRKPAYLVCIDWEKQSLIAGNEGETESIPFSAIDELRLGGLREIRSTGGKNSRSYEAWDVWLDAIVGARRIRLVSRSDFRDPDRAFCHALRPAAPLAVSLDRPLRWVGFDSHGKYRPPRFVSQIELVDVVPPADVPSTHSGDNPHAVDYGDTETPSDQDDSVPQNEWKSISKPAKTKVSMQQSDDSLHVGLPRQFRFSEVQGFGFAVLIGGFIAMISPAVFRDPEPGPRIFVAVLSLIPLVVLVHTVSQWARRGVIDVTKNRLTVTVRGLLRSKRRQWSIGELLTVCVVPSGKERDGMPIEELAVITVGGASHRYFKSFTNRELAWIAGSIRQFLAFPDPPAVTQSDPDKDVLEISRGLVRSQQQAMEDALDEMKQQAQRLNEGLRKRDAILETDEVNPVMPEVADEIVERMEQVSRADSATARAEFGLIDFDVWNPGKMIRYRNTTLDPRQNLINSLVSGFGYGIVFLFVVPFAVPILGAIVLIPIDMMGSRRWHFVVTDLMALGGGLLYWIATLILLATAWTYLKLAAAFAPREIELDWKKRRMTIRDAHREQSFSFQEIRRLNLREVKRPGAKRKHSMFRMEAQLPGHTVILLEADEADEIRGLATPEMPSQQRVRLLAKELAPHLDVPVHLAEPLTDRFNAVGYPGEARLTDVLRLWRNVDGGTRVRISLALAAILLFWIVRIVQRYQANVDV; from the coding sequence ATGAGCCTGTCGGTCGAATCTTCCGCCCCCAAACCGCTGCTGTGGTGTCTGGTTTTCGTCGGCAGCTGGTTGGCCCTTTCGGGTTTTGCATCGGCTGTGGTTCAGCTGCGCGCGTCACGGTGGCCGACGGCCGAAGGCGTGATCCGCCGCTGCGAAGTGGTTCCGGAGAACGATTATTACTTCGTTCAGCTGGAATATGAATTCACCGTCGATGGCGTCGTATACACCAACGACGATGTCTATCTGTATTCCGGCATCGGCGGCATCTCGGTCGCCAGTGAAACGATGGGCGGCGAAACGCAGGCGGAGGCCGAAACGATCCGCAGCAGTTATCCGGTCGGCAAATCAGTCAGGGTCTACTACCAGCCGGACAATCCCGGCCGATCGGCGCTGATCATCGACGCGACCGGAATCCTGGTGATCGCCGTGTTCGGTTTGATCCTTGCCGTGATCGCGTTTGTGCCGATCAAGTTTCCCAAACTGTTTCAATCGACGCGTGAGCGAGTCGAAAATGACGACGTGGATCGCTGGGGCGCCACTCCGGTGGTGTTCACCGCCGAGGTGTTCCAGCGTCTGGAACAGGAATTGTCGGCGAGGGAAGACGCCGACACGTCGCATGCGGGATCCATTCTGAACGCGTCAGAGTTCGAAGTCATCCACTGGCGACCGGGGCAGCGTGTGGAGATCAAGCGTCACGACGGCGGGCTGTTGTCGCGCAAGCCCGCCTACCTTGTTTGCATTGACTGGGAAAAGCAATCGTTGATCGCCGGAAACGAAGGCGAAACGGAGTCGATTCCGTTCTCGGCGATCGACGAACTGCGTTTGGGCGGGCTTCGTGAAATCCGCAGCACCGGCGGCAAGAATTCACGAAGCTACGAAGCCTGGGACGTCTGGCTGGACGCGATCGTCGGTGCGCGGCGAATCCGACTGGTCAGCAGATCGGACTTTCGCGACCCCGACCGGGCGTTTTGCCACGCGCTGCGGCCGGCGGCTCCGCTGGCGGTCAGCCTGGACCGACCGCTTCGTTGGGTCGGGTTTGACAGTCATGGAAAGTATCGGCCACCCCGATTCGTCTCGCAAATCGAACTCGTCGATGTTGTTCCGCCGGCAGATGTCCCGTCAACGCATTCCGGCGACAATCCACACGCGGTGGACTACGGCGACACGGAGACGCCGAGCGATCAAGACGATTCGGTGCCGCAAAACGAATGGAAATCGATTTCAAAGCCGGCCAAGACAAAGGTCTCGATGCAACAGTCGGACGACTCGCTGCATGTCGGCTTGCCGCGTCAGTTTCGATTTTCTGAGGTCCAGGGGTTCGGCTTTGCAGTCCTGATCGGCGGGTTCATTGCGATGATTTCCCCGGCCGTCTTTCGCGACCCCGAACCGGGGCCTCGTATCTTCGTGGCGGTGTTGAGCCTGATCCCCTTGGTCGTGCTGGTCCACACGGTCAGCCAGTGGGCTCGAAGGGGAGTCATCGACGTGACCAAGAATCGATTGACGGTCACGGTGCGGGGACTGTTGCGATCCAAACGCCGGCAATGGTCGATCGGGGAGTTGTTGACGGTCTGTGTCGTCCCCAGCGGAAAGGAACGCGATGGGATGCCGATCGAGGAGCTGGCGGTCATTACAGTCGGTGGTGCTTCCCATCGCTATTTCAAATCGTTCACCAATCGAGAACTCGCCTGGATCGCGGGATCCATCCGCCAGTTTCTCGCCTTCCCCGATCCGCCCGCGGTCACCCAGTCCGATCCAGACAAAGACGTCTTGGAGATCTCTCGCGGATTGGTTCGATCCCAGCAACAGGCGATGGAAGACGCACTCGATGAAATGAAGCAGCAGGCACAGCGTTTGAACGAGGGGCTAAGGAAACGGGACGCGATCCTGGAAACCGACGAAGTCAATCCCGTGATGCCGGAAGTCGCCGATGAAATCGTGGAACGCATGGAGCAAGTCTCGCGGGCCGATTCGGCGACCGCTCGCGCCGAATTCGGTCTGATCGATTTTGACGTCTGGAATCCGGGCAAAATGATTCGGTACCGAAACACGACCTTGGATCCGAGACAAAACCTCATTAATTCGCTCGTCAGCGGTTTTGGATACGGAATCGTTTTCCTGTTCGTCGTGCCGTTTGCCGTCCCGATCCTCGGTGCGATTGTCTTGATTCCGATCGACATGATGGGTTCACGACGATGGCATTTCGTGGTGACCGACCTGATGGCACTCGGCGGCGGACTACTGTATTGGATCGCCACGTTGATCCTATTGGCCACCGCATGGACGTACTTGAAGCTTGCCGCCGCGTTCGCGCCGCGTGAAATCGAGTTGGATTGGAAAAAGCGACGAATGACGATTCGCGATGCCCACCGCGAACAAAGTTTCAGTTTCCAAGAGATTCGGCGTCTGAACCTGCGCGAGGTCAAGCGTCCGGGCGCAAAACGCAAGCACTCGATGTTCCGTATGGAAGCACAACTGCCCGGACACACTGTGATTCTCTTGGAAGCGGATGAAGCAGACGAAATCCGCGGGTTGGCGACTCCGGAGATGCCCTCGCAACAACGCGTGCGGTTGTTGGCCAAAGAGCTCGCGCCGCACTTGGATGTCCCGGTCCATTTGGCAGAACCGCTGACGGACCGTTTTAATGCCGTCGGCTATCCGGGCGAAGCACGGTTGACCGACGTGCTGCGATTGTGGCGGAACGTTGACGGTGGGACACGAGTCAGGATCTCCCTGGCTCTCGCGGCGATCCTGTTGTTCTGGATCGTCCGGATCGTGCAGCGTTATCAGGCGAATGTCGATGTGTGA